The following nucleotide sequence is from Corticium candelabrum chromosome 19, ooCorCand1.1, whole genome shotgun sequence.
TCCGGCCATTGACAGGGCAAACAGTATGGCAGGAATGAGGAAGAACACCACAATGATGTACAAAAATGGAAACCATCGATAGTCTGCTGTTGTGTTACCAAGAATCCGTGCCAAGCCAATCGGTATTTTTCTTGTCTTCGGTATGGGATACCAAATTAGaatgccactgatgttaaAAAACAAATGACACATAGCAATCTGCAAAGCATTTCTTAGACTGCCACTACTGGCAAGAGCAGCCAGAATTCCAGTTACCGTTGTCCCAATGTTTGCCCCCAGAGTAAGAGGATATGTCCTTTCCAGAGTGATTACTCCTACACCAACAAGAGGTGTAATAGCAGATGTAAAAATTGAGCTCGACTGAACAAGCATAGTGACCCCGGCACCAACTGCAATTGCAACATAGCCAGTGAACCATGCAAAGGGCTTAGGAAAATCAGCATTGATAGTCTTCTTGACGATGTAGGCTACACGACCACGAAGAAGAGAGTGCAAGGTTTTGACTATAAgaaccaagcacacacacagaatgaTAAGTGCAATGATAAGAAGAATGGTACCAACACTTGAGTCGCTAAGCGATGTATTATGAAAGAGAAAGTCACATTCCAATTTCTGCTCAGGTTGTGTTTGAATCAACCACGTGACATTTGAAATTTCAACGGTTGAATTACAGTCTGTGTAGTTCTTTGCAACTAAAGTATTATTTTCCCACACTTGGTAAGTTCCTAAGATACTGGTACCATTGGTGCAGACGGTGGCATTACTATTGACTGCCTCAACTGTATTGCAATATACTTTGATGAGACTCTTTGACGTGTCATCTTCTCCTTTTGCAATCTTTTGGATCAGCTTTTTATCCAACTGAACCACCTTGCCAGTCAATGGTTTGGTGATCTTCTTTAGCAAATCCTGCTTCTTGCCAGAAACATTGTCAAGGTCAAATGCATCAACCAATGCTTCAGACAGACGAAACAAGTACCCAGAGGCTAACTCAAGAGGCAAAAGAATCAAAACCGAGAGGAAATTAAACATATCATGAACAGTAGCTCCAGCAAAGGCTCGACGAAATTCATCACGTTCTTTTGCATGTCCAAGAGAGACGATAGTGTTTGTGACAGATGTACCAATGTTGGCACCCATTACAATCGGGATAGCAGTCTTCACGTCCAGAACTAAAATCACAATAATCCATACACAACCTTAACAAGTGTTACTATCCAACATTTAATTACTTTCAGCTGACACCATTGTAACAACTATTGAAGTTGTGGTAGATGAGCTCTGCAGTAGAACTGTTCCAAGAATCCCAATCATTAAACCAGCAATTGGGTTGCTAACAATCTCATTTTGAGAGAAAGCTTCACCAGCACTCTTGCCTCCTAGCAGTTGGAAGGCAGATCCAAGAAAGCTCagagagcaaacaaacaaatagagcAACCCAAGAAGCAGCATTGGCTTCAAAATCCAAGCAAAAAGAACACGAAACACACGCTCACGTGTAGTCAGCTCTACAAAGAACAGAAATTTGATTCAAAGAAAGACAGTATGGTTAGTAACCACAGTCTAGTTAACtgttatatttattattacttgGACAGTGTTCTAACTTATTTTGCCCAGCATTTTGTCAGCTAGAGGTGATCACTGCTGGGAATGAACAGCTGTACCATCTTTGTAGGAGTCTGGCAAAGTTAAGATTGATGGGCCAGATGTGGGTACTGTAGTAAGAGCATAATAAGCTGCTACAATTGTCACATTACATGTGGCTGAGTTATTTCAATGGTTGTGAAACAACCTTCACAACTACTTCATTTTGCCTATTGGCTTACTATGACGCTATCAAATATATAACTCATTAAACACGTGATTACAAAATTTTCCAGGGCGCATCTCACTTCTCTAATAGGAGAACACATGGCAAAATGCAgttaatagataaggaattgaagagcagagaCAGATGGGCATTCAATTACTGCTAATGGAATAAACGGTTCCAGTGGTGACTTTGTAGTTATCTGACACCTACATGCAATAGTAGGGCAGGGCCAAGCAGGTGTAGTACTAATTGTgtaataaagaaccaatcacagtaAGGATGTGGAAGTtcatgatgttggaatcaaccgGCTAGGATGTCTGCTTCAGGAGATAAGGTTTTTGCGACACGTATTCTCCTATACTTTGGACCTTAGAAGATGG
It contains:
- the LOC134194841 gene encoding sodium-dependent phosphate transport protein 2B-like translates to MDLANGLKYEKEKEAVTVEANDEPEEDPWNVAALKDSGKPWSELTTRERVFRVLFAWILKPMLLLGLLYLFVCSLSFLGSAFQLLGGKSAGEAFSQNEIVSNPIAGLMIGILGTVLLQSSSTTTSIVVTMVSAEILDVKTAIPIVMGANIGTSVTNTIVSLGHAKERDEFRRAFAGATVHDMFNFLSVLILLPLELASGYLFRLSEALVDAFDLDNVSGKKQDLLKKITKPLTGKVVQLDKKLIQKIAKGEDDTSKSLIKVYCNTVEAVNSNATVCTNGTSILGTYQVWENNTLVAKNYTDCNSTVEISNVTWLIQTQPEQKLECDFLFHNTSLSDSSVGTILLIIALIILCVCLVLIVKTLHSLLRGRVAYIVKKTINADFPKPFAWFTGYVAIAVGAGVTMLVQSSSIFTSAITPLVGVGVITLERTYPLTLGANIGTTVTGILAALASSGSLRNALQIAMCHLFFNISGILIWYPIPKTRKIPIGLARILGNTTADYRWFPFLYIIVVFFLIPAILFALSMAGWYVLLAIGGPIFILSVFIVTVNVLQRKKPQWLPEKLKTWDWLPLWMHSLDPLDKVMVILINAVKKLFGFCCCKKDEVNETMPATMNKTMPATNSSVIANGKGFEMVDMTI